The Vulpes lagopus strain Blue_001 chromosome 6, ASM1834538v1, whole genome shotgun sequence genome has a segment encoding these proteins:
- the TEX22 gene encoding testis-expressed protein 22: MSRVATRTCSRCWRDANKRGRAQARRPPPCRSSGRPPRAPAASRGQRRGWGAAGRGEGGGAAGGRREAKESAEPAPRETGAGAARPREGSPEGGAGSQSPRAWGAGHAPGGGRGRGRARRRRRAGRKRKRRGGAGRGGTSAGLGPAPWGSRSAVGPAPPRPAAPGLPPPAFRPVPGSLRADPEGRGAAARPVGRGPRGAAEVTGAGGARGLEPGRGRGGRGAGCRRVPLPRAREDMGGREPWPDAPPGEEPAPRREPGQRRRRSPAGSRARSAGRRPQTQDWVCEPPESKRPTRHWSLSIEERRQLAVQGGWEEPGTAGTPTHRRDIRQLVARLVSEDVDRDVLLPHPLRSSEAALAFHAFLARSAPFWQRVTWAAQVSRSPPS, from the exons ATGTCACGTGTGGCCACGCGGACCTGCTCAAGGTGCTGGCGCGACGCTAATAAACGGGGCCGCGCCcaggcccgccgcccgccgccgtgTCGTTCCTCcgggcgcccgccccgcgcccccgcggccTCCCGGGGACAGCGTCGGGGCTGGGGGGCAgctgggcggggggagggcgggggcgcggcgggggggcggcgggaggcgaAGGAGAGCGCGGAGCCCGCACCCCGGGAGACGGGAGCCGGAGCGGCGAGGCCCCGCGAGGGCAGCCCCGAGGGCGGCGCCGGCTCACAATCCCCGCGGGCCTGGGGCGCAGGCCACGCCCCgggcggcgggagggggaggggccgcgcGCGGCGCAGGCGCAGAGCGGGCCGGAAGCGGaagcggcggggcggggcgggccgtgGCGGAACTTCCGCCGGGCTGGGGCCCGCCCCCTGGGGCTCCCGAAGCGCTgtgggccccgccccgccccgccccgcggcccccgggctgcccccgccCGCCTTCCGCCCCGTCCCCGGATCCCTGCGAGCGGACCCCGAgggccggggggcggcggcgAGGCCCGTGGGGCGTGGTCCGCGCGGCGCGGCTGAGGTCacaggggcggggggcgcccggggcctggagccggggcgggggcggggggggaggggcgccggCTGCCGGCGGGTCCCGCTGCCCCGGGCCCGGGAGGACATGGGCGGCCGAGAGCCGTGGCCGGACGCGCCCCCGGGGGAGGAGCCGGCGCCGCGGCGGGAGCCCGGGCAGCGCCGCCGTCGGAGCCCCGCGGGGTCCCGGGCCCGGAGCGCAGGGCGGCGGCCGCAGACGCAGGACTGG GTGTGCGAGCCTCCGGAGAGCAAGCGCCCGACCCGCCACTGGAGCCTCAGCATCGAGGAGCGCAGGCAGCTGGCCGTGCAGGGCGGCTGGGAGGAGCCCGGCACCGCGGGGACCCCCACCCACAgacgg GACATCAGGCAGCTCGTGGCCCGGCTGGTGTCCGAGGACGTGGACAGGGACGTGCTCCTCCCCCACCCGCTGAGGTCCTCCGAGGCCGCCCTCGCCTTCCACGCCTTCCTGGCCCGGAGCGCGCCTTTCTGGCAGAGGGTGACCTGGGCCGCGCAGGTCTCGAGGTCCCCGCCCTCCTAA